In the Flagellimonas sp. HMM57 genome, one interval contains:
- a CDS encoding serine hydrolase produces the protein MKGITKGLLVLLLILTSNAFTQETNIKKISSTTTGTSLVLPQIQVVPIKETKTERNYELYIELPEDYDENPDKKYPVLYYTDAVWHREMLSGATEYILEDIILVGISWQKDVAEDLRQQYGEHVSRFTDYSFWKKSNPDHPKLKFGQAENHLAFIRNDVISYVDKNYRTDPNSRSYFGYSLSGGFGAYILLTQPDTFDNYILGSPLSKGTMPYLSEINAELVAAESDKDKALHANVFMAYGTLEKERDETTEAFKDLLRARKHLKVSMQSKTIEGNHQTAFPRIAVESVAWLSSSMSPIAVDDYKASFREIPHLNNAFVSTTPEDREDGISVGELSIDGNKKKAILNVAQEIFEGTYGNYDALLISHKNKLVFESYYKKGRINLPHGQASAVKGYTSLVLGRAMQLGYLTMEDLDRPLTHFLKDLDSKKFTKGTEKITLNKALTMQGGLTIDREKWKEVENDSVKLKGQGLVQTLFERSEPITNETQTYLYGNFNPMMVMTVIDAVVPGTAENFIQREFLDKLGITNYEWSNHASGLPQAGWRASIMPRDMLKFGHLVQNGGKLNGEQFISAAYLEKATSGIVRPAIDWMPKNYLYGYFWYYTPVQVGNKSYDMTLAWGGGGQRVMVVEELDLTIAISGFDRDDDKIMKPIFETFVPAFVKN, from the coding sequence ATGAAAGGCATTACTAAAGGGTTACTGGTACTACTTCTTATACTAACAAGCAACGCATTTACGCAGGAAACTAACATAAAAAAAATCTCATCAACTACAACAGGAACTTCCTTGGTATTGCCACAGATACAGGTAGTCCCTATAAAAGAAACAAAAACTGAAAGGAACTATGAACTTTATATAGAGTTGCCTGAAGATTACGATGAGAACCCCGATAAAAAGTATCCTGTCCTTTATTATACAGATGCCGTTTGGCATCGTGAAATGCTGTCCGGTGCTACAGAATACATATTGGAAGATATCATTCTAGTTGGAATTTCCTGGCAGAAGGACGTGGCAGAAGATTTAAGGCAACAATATGGAGAACACGTCAGCCGGTTTACCGATTATTCATTCTGGAAAAAGTCAAACCCCGATCATCCAAAACTTAAATTTGGCCAAGCCGAAAATCATTTAGCATTTATACGGAACGATGTAATCAGTTATGTCGATAAAAACTATCGTACCGATCCCAACAGTCGTAGCTACTTCGGATACTCACTAAGTGGAGGATTCGGTGCTTACATACTGCTGACGCAACCCGATACTTTTGATAATTACATTCTTGGCAGTCCATTGAGTAAAGGTACAATGCCCTATCTATCGGAGATCAATGCTGAACTTGTAGCTGCCGAGTCGGATAAGGACAAGGCATTGCATGCCAATGTATTTATGGCATATGGCACTTTGGAGAAAGAAAGGGATGAAACTACCGAGGCATTTAAGGATTTACTACGGGCTAGAAAACATTTGAAGGTATCCATGCAGAGCAAAACCATTGAAGGCAATCACCAAACTGCTTTCCCAAGAATCGCAGTGGAAAGTGTCGCCTGGCTGTCATCCTCAATGTCACCTATTGCAGTCGATGACTATAAGGCTTCGTTCCGGGAAATTCCCCACCTTAATAATGCCTTTGTTAGTACCACTCCCGAGGATAGGGAAGATGGGATATCAGTTGGAGAACTATCGATTGATGGTAATAAAAAGAAAGCAATCCTAAATGTTGCCCAAGAAATTTTTGAGGGCACATATGGAAATTATGATGCCTTGCTCATTTCGCACAAAAACAAGCTTGTTTTTGAGTCCTATTATAAAAAAGGACGTATCAATTTGCCGCACGGACAAGCTTCTGCGGTAAAAGGGTATACCAGTTTAGTCTTAGGAAGAGCTATGCAGTTGGGTTATTTGACTATGGAAGATCTAGACAGACCTTTGACACATTTCTTGAAAGACTTAGATTCCAAAAAATTCACGAAAGGTACGGAAAAAATCACGCTGAATAAGGCATTGACCATGCAAGGGGGATTGACGATTGATAGAGAAAAATGGAAAGAAGTTGAAAATGATTCTGTTAAACTAAAAGGGCAGGGGTTGGTTCAGACACTTTTTGAACGCAGCGAGCCCATTACCAATGAAACCCAGACCTATTTATATGGCAATTTTAACCCCATGATGGTTATGACGGTTATTGACGCCGTGGTGCCTGGAACAGCTGAAAACTTTATACAGCGAGAATTTCTAGACAAACTCGGTATTACCAATTACGAATGGTCCAATCATGCCAGTGGTTTGCCACAAGCGGGATGGCGAGCAAGTATTATGCCTCGCGACATGCTCAAGTTTGGACACTTGGTGCAAAACGGAGGCAAATTGAATGGGGAGCAGTTCATTTCTGCAGCCTATCTGGAAAAAGCTACCAGTGGTATCGTAAGACCGGCAATAGATTGGATGCCCAAGAATTATCTTTATGGATATTTTTGGTACTATACCCCTGTACAGGTTGGGAATAAAAGCTATGATATGACCTTGGCTTGGGGCGGTGGTGGACAGCGCGTTATGGTCGTGGAAGAACTTGATTTGACTATAGCTATCTCAGGTTTTGACAGGGATGATGACAAAATTATGAAACCCATTTTTGAAACCTTCGTTCCGGCATTTGTCAAAAATTAA